The window CAGCGCGGCAGCGGCGGCCCAGCAAGGTGGCTACGAGATTCCCGCTCGCCTTCGGACGCTCCACAACCTCGTCATCCAATATGCCTCGCAGGGACGATACGAGGTCGCCGTGCCCCTCTGTAAGCAGGCCTTGGAAGACTTGGAGAAGTCGTCAGGCCACACCCACCCTGACGTGGCCACCATGTTGAACATTCTGGCGCTGGTGTACAGGTGAGGCCGGTTTCTATGGCAAAACAACATCCGCTTTTACACCACACGTCATTTGAATGACGTCCAAACTCATTTTAGCTACTTGTCATAAACACTTTTTCTGcttcaaattaaatgtttttaaaaatgtttttgtttatttttatgtatgttttttgtatatttagagaccaaaacaaatacaaagaagCTGCCAACCTGCTGAATGACGCGTTGGCCATCAGGGAGAAAACACTGGGAGTGGACCACCCGGCTGTAAGGtggacacaaacatacacatcaTGTAACAACTTTTGacacacgcgtgtgtgtgtgtgtgtgtgtgtgtgtaggtggcGGCCACCCTCAACAACCTGGCGGTGCTTTACGGGAAGCGAGGCAAATACACGGAGGCCGAGCCACTGTGCAAGCGAGCGCTACAGATCCGAGAGAAGGTGAGagaaatgtgtatgtgtatgtatttatgtgtatatgtgtgtatatatatatatatatatatatatatatatataaataaattcctcccgcaattttttttcaggtgCTGGGCACGGAGCACCCCGACGTGGCCAAGCAGCTGAACAACTTGGCGCTGCTGTGCCAGAACCAGGGCAAGTACCAAGAGGTGGAGCGCTACTACGAGCGAGCGCTGCACATCTACCAGAGTAAGCTGGGACCTGACGACGCCAACGTGGCAAAGACCAAAAACAACCTGGTGAGCCGACCCGCAAGTGATGTACGACTGCTCCCCCTcaccttcctcttcttcttgttaGGCTTCCTGTTACCTCAAGCAGGGCAAGTACCGCCAAGCAGAAGCGCTGTACAAAGAGATTCTCACCAGAGCGCACCAGAAGGAGTTCGGATCAGTGGAAGGTAAGCGGAAACCATCTGACGTTACCGTGACAGTAGGCAAAACATGGACCCTTCATGGAACTAACAATAGAAAGAAGACggaaaccataaaaataaaaactttttaaagTCATATATAATCAATTTGgtagtatttgtgtttttattttttgtatctgTCAGAATTTTAGATCTAATACTACTAAAtacttcatttgaaaatattttagattttcccatatatatatatatatatatatatatatatattttttttttttcaaataacaattttatatttttgatttcttttttatgttgTAATTTTCATGTAATAGTTCTGTACATTTGGTCTAATAATCTTATTTTGTAGATGatgtaatatttgtatattttttggagtacttttttcaatttccaatagttgtatatttttcatctaatatttttgtatttcttatcTAATATATTGGATTATTGTCTTTGTGTATTTTCCATGTAATTGCATTACATTTTGGTAATGTTTGTGtcttaatatatgtatatataatctttaaaaaatatatttgtgtatttttcttctaaaattTTAAAGTTTTCTTAACCCTGGTCTATCCTCCCAGGCGACGCCCAGCCCAGCTGGTCGGGCGGCGGCAGCGACCAATCAGGGCAACAGGATGGCCCGCTGAGGCGAAGCGGCTCCTTCACCAAACTGCGAGAGTCCATACGGCGAAGCAGCGAGAAGCTGGTGCGCAAGCTCAAGGGCGTCGACGTGGAGGATGCCACCCCGAGGAATGCTGGGTAAAGTAACCCTTGTCATAGGCAGCAACGATAGTCAGTAGTATTGTATGTCgcaaaaattaacaaataaatactgttaagtGCCCTTAGTTCCTTGGAAAGTTCCGTTATTattaaatactatatatatgcCTATATATTACATACTGTGTGATAATGTGAATGTGAAGAAAAGGCaacaagaatagtcagcagtaTTCTATGGagcaaaactatccatccattttctgtaccgctttatcctcacaaaggttgcgggcgtgctggagcttattccagctatcttcgggcgagaggcggggtacacactgaactggtcgccagccagtcgctgggcacatataaacaaacaaccattcgcactcacattcacacctacgggcaatttagagtcttcaaacaacctaccctgcatgttttttgggatgtgggaggaaaccggagtgcccggagaaagcccacgcaggcacggggaacacatgcaaactctacacaggcggggccgggatttgaaccccagtcctcaaaactgtgaggcagatgtgctgaccagtcgtccaccgagcAAAACTAAACTAAGGAAATAGTGTGAAGCATCCTAGGGTCCCTTGTTATTAATTGGACATGAATAAATACTACTACTAGAGATTAATATAATCAAGAGCAGCAAGAGTAGTCAAGCACTGTGTAGCAtgtattggtttggataaaaatgtaattaatttggaaaaaagatatgaaggaaggtaaacgcctgcgttcacttccgggttagtccgatttacgtTTTAACGTCAAAATCCaactaatttgtctcgtaaaggggaaccacgtcactttttatatgtataaaaaaaaaaaattagaagaaCGCgccgacaaaccttttatcattctcataatctaaaggttgctacattttatgaaatacatgttctagatgacagaggcttacttaaactcaaaacacaaccaagagtggaattttatagaatatttaattaaatctatGAGGgttctatagggaaacacaaagaggctaACTACAACAAGGAAACACGAATAATGGTGAAAGGAAATATGCGtacaaaaaaggaaatagaacatagtgtgttggactaaagttgaaaacgtgagcATTTaatgcgagagagagagaggacaaaattgggattttgtgtgaagctactaatttccccaaaattattaggcactaatattgtacagtctggcaaacacTGTTGTGTTACTCACAAAgatagatcagctggtctttgggaaTGGTCTTTCTGCGCATGTCTCAGGAAGGGAGGAGGTATGTTTAGCGGatgaaaaagatgcacaaaaataaaacaggcgGGAAAAGGGAAAGTAGTAGTTCTTCACGCATTCTGTGTGAGGTTGCGACCGTTTCTATTCCTGCATTTTTTCAGGGACTTGCttgcaatttcagagcgatcacgcttggctggaagcgtacctggtactttTAGTAGCAGCTTCTCTGATCGCCTCGCGGTGGCCCACGTAGAGGCTGGGAAGCCGAATCTGTTCTCATCCCGGCATTCGCATTGGCCGAACTGCGCGCCGAACAAAAGGGTAGGGGGGTGGCCCATAGCAAGAGCGAAGAACCTAGAGAGAGTGGTGGCTGGTGTCAGGGGTTAAATACCCCGGGGGCGTGTCGAAGAGGACCgaggaccagacaagaccacacccatcagcttgaatctagtctacaattttgacccataaaatgggtttaaaatcatatattattataaaatactcccaactttgtactctttactcatagGTCAAGCATATACaatgactgtttaaactttaattttggcaaatcaactgcttgtggtttcaaatcaggacaaacagttctcaaagtcttgcaGCTGAACCGGTAGAGTTGACAccctgacacagacatcaaggcatacatttggaatatttctgcagagttcgtgaaatatcaaaacagacatttatctttgATTAACAAACAACTAAATAGAAGttcacgggttgcagtactctcacaCACCTTGCGTACACGTTTGTCGCTCTGTCCCTTTTGGCTGCTgacagttcaaacgaagaaaaggactctttgatgaccgtaaaccaagatttcgaggggacctgctaatcaCTTTAGGGTCCAGTGGGCGTCTTCTTGTggtagtctcacagcagggccacTTGGAAGAAAGCAATTTATCAAGTCGTGGGGCAGTCACTGTGACACCTCAGGTTGCGGGAAGGATGTCCGCTACAACTGTATgaagtataaataaataaataaaaagaatattgTGTCCATGGATCCCTTAAAAGATGGGCGGGTCAATGGGGCGGGAAACAAACGATCATTTAAGGGGATATAGATCAATGAGGTCCGCGGGCTCATTTAAGTCGCCAGCGATTTTTCACCAGctctttctgtatttaataagggtatatcgctaacgttcaatgctccagtcacccACGGGACAGTGAGTCCTCTTCCACATATATGACATCACCATGTGAGATTGTTTGCGCCACTTTCAAAGAGTACGCCGTGACCCGCTTCGATTGGAGAGTGAAGCCGGCTGTGGTGACACCCACACCAGCACAGACATCCCATTTTAAATCTGCTGGGGCTACACTGGTCCACTAAAGTACCCAAGCCGGGTCTAACCCGCCTCCTCGCAGTGTGTGTGGACACATATGCAAGCTCTGTGGGCATGTGGGCTGGATCAGACTCGTTTCATTCATAAATGTGAACATAAATGTCAAACCCTCTGATTCATTGTAGAAAGCAGTTCATTGATCACATCATTAtaagctcttttttttaaattattaaatcaaCCCACTGGCCAGCACGGAGCGATGGgagagggggcggggggcacaTGCACGGTGAGGTTAGATTCATGAGGTCCGCTGACATATTTCAGTAGCCcgcagttatcaccagctcgTCCTGTATTTTACCTTTTGCCAAGCCGGCCAAGTGACATAATACTCCAGCCACGCACGGATCGCTCTTTCCATGCATGCGAGGCCGTCATTGCGCCtcacttaaagggaatgaatgatttaagccgctttgattggcggcgaatAAAGTCTGCTGTGTTTACGCCCACCGGTGTAGACAGCCTCTTTTGTTAAATATGCTGGCTGCATACGTCTGCGAGATCATGACAACCCGTTCTAACCCGCCCACGCGCTGTGTCGGATTTGCACAAGTGAGGAAAATAGACCTCataatgtgaatgtgagcaaaAGGCAGTAAGAATAGTCAGCAGTATTGGATGTAGCAAAACTGACACTGAACAAGTGACTTTGTTTGTAGGATGAAAAGAGCCAACTCACTGAATGTGCTCAACGTCGGCGGCGAAAGTCAGGACAGCAGCCAGGTGAGCAAATGCCGTTCCAAACAGGAAGTTGTTGACACACGCTTTGACGgcattttgtgttttggttttgtggCTCAGTCATGCTGTCTGATGGACCACAGAGGACTCAGCTCCAGTACACAGAGCCTAAACAGGCGAGGATCACTCGGGACCAGTTAACCACCACGTACACACTCATACCTTTAAGACCCTTTTACACGGACAGGATTCTTGTCTTCTGTTAGAGCTCTgatgtgtgaaaggggctacacTGAGGGctatttttatgattaaaaaatgtctttttggcTGTTTGTTTACAAGTCAACGTCATTTTAAAGCCTTGAAAGACAAACATGAAAATTAGCcaacaaagtacaaaaacaacaatggcagACCACATAAAAGTTTTTAAGACCATTTGTGCTTCCACATAAAAACTAACGCTTTTTAAAAGGCGGATAAAAGCAAGTGTGTATGTTTCTGCATTGCTACCtagtggcctggcatgcatattacacTGTCTTCGGGGAtcatttttgagactttttgacAAAGTCACATTCCAGATAATGTTATTTCCTTAATTTATTACCAACCTCCGCCTCAGTATGAACTTAATGTATCAGACATTTCTAGAATAAGAGTCGAACATTCCGGTGATTACGTCTGTGTTTTTGcctttgaatgaaaatgtattttcatcacTTATCTCCTACATGGTTTGTttacatggaacagtggtgttTTTCCCCACATTACTGTTGGGACTGACTTTATCTCTTAGAAGCTTCTTGCACATTTTAAACTGCAGCAACTAACcctaaaatgaaatatttaatgtCAGCTGCATTGGAGGTGGAACTCCAAAGACCATTTCATATTTTGACATGATAAAAGTTGTGATGCAGCAGGTTTTTaaactatatatttatatattaacaATGATCTTTCAACTGTAATAGAAAACTTTAGTTTTCACTCATTTTGGCTTTTTTACTTGCCGTTTTTACAATCTTGATTGTAGATTTTGCCGAGgtggaaaatgtcaaattggTCGACATAGAAACATGTTGCATATTATTCTATAGATGCTCATTCTAGtccaaatgaatgttttttttaaattggaataACGATGGGAAATATAAATAAAGGTCAACAAGTTTGAGTTTGTGGAGTTCTTTTGGTTTCATTTCACCAAATGGCTAATGTTTAATGATGGTGATTTTCATATAATAATTGTTGCATAACCCAGTTATCAGCAATTATTCCCTCAATTGGTGAACATCTCTTTAATAGATGCCGTGCCCCAATTACTTGACGGTTACATCATCCATTCGAGACAAATATTTCAGGCGGTGCCCCAGTCATCGGGTGTATCATCCACTTAAaacaactaccgtaatttctcgtgtgtaatgcCCATTTCCCCcgccaaaaaattgtcaaaagtcaatagtgcgtattatacatagatataggtgcaaatggaaaaaaaatcacattttataaatgtatgccgccatctagtggttatgaaaaagctgtacactttcattccaatatgccactgccacctagtggttataaaaaaggtgtagcctacactttcattgcaatatgacaggtacgtatgactgcatatatgtacagttgtgctcataaggttacataccctggcagaatttgtgaaagatttttttttttaatatgactgaacaaaaaCCATCAtaaatttctttatggttatgttttctttattgataatgcttgaccgtttaatttgaatccaaataaaattaaattaaatgtgtttcccctggtccttcatgttttctttaaagaattgtacccaccttataaattctgcctgggtaatcataCACATGAGTACaattgtgttttctcatttactaaataaaagtagggctgtgaatttcaaaataagagcaagtaagtaaaaaaagttttacgtgttcaaataaagtgcttaacttcagaataattatttgaaaaaaaactaacaaaatacaaataatacttcatgttttgatcatatgggtagaagcaaaatcatgcattgtaaaaatgcattataaatgggtagaagggttttccagaattttgtggtcaactttgggggtgcgtattatacacgagaaattacggtatttaacACCTCCCTTTTCCCATGCGTACATCATTAAGTACTTAACTGCAGaaacatttgaactctgttggtAACCAAAACAGGAGTTGTGCCGccctgtctaaaaaaaaaaaaaaaaaaactagaataTCTTTAACTTGGTTTCAATAGTTGTGAAAACACATTGGTAAATACCGTTTAGTTGGCCAATTCCTTCCtcgttttaataataaaaataatttttggttttcttgagactacatttttaagaaataaataaatcataacatTTCGCTGTGCAGTGAATACGTTTcacatattcaaatttattgagaagcACCTGTGCATTGTAAAACACGTTTGTACACATCCGCTTATAACTGAGTAAATAAGTCCATGGCCACTATTTGCAGAAATGCTGTAATTAGGAAGAAACAAACCTAAATGGACTGCTAAAGACGAATGTTGTTTGTCAATAAGACTTCCCCTTATCAcccaaagaaataaatacaaaataaaaaaaagactttccattgaacttggtatttattatattaagtaGATGCTGCagacaatgcaaacaaaatataTGAGCTTGCTGACAGTGGACATCTTTGGCCTTTAATGAGTACATGGTGGCCCTTCACTTAATATGATTCAGTTGGCAAGCTGACTGTActgtttaacatttatatttcaaatttctgaaatgttttcacatcaatcgatatttcactatgacagtGGAAatgttaagcttgacaacatccaaacTACACATTACATGATGAGAATTACATctatcctgcgattggctggcgacaagttcagggtgcaccccgcctctcacccagagtcagctgggataggctccagcacacccgtgaccggagtgaggacaagcggtacggaaatgaatgaatgaattacacaagtgtaaatatttactcTGCAAGTGTCCACTGTCTCAGCCTTCATTGAAGACAAAATGCTGGTGGagatgtcactgaaaacatcaAGAGGGTTTCCTACCCCATAATTAgagggtggacagcaatttcagggacaAACAAAATGTAGACTATGACcatgaaaataatatatacatgATCAAAATTGTTTTATCAAATAATAACCAAATCACATAATGATACTAATGCTTGGCTActattctgctacattttcatgataacagtgattctgatgaggacaccaaaggcaGTTTGTAGTGATACTGATCCTAATGtaataaaaatggacaaaatgaaaagatatacgtaaaaatgtgaaaagtatAGTACGTGTAGAAAAATGTCCATTCAAGTATTGTCACTGCTTTACCTTAACATGATGACTTATTAGAGTCAATCGGGAGCGCTTTCAGCTCTGATGAGCCATCTGAGCGATCTTCTTCAGCATGTCCTCTGACTGCAGCTGCTCCAGTGTCAGCAGAGACAAACCCAGCTGGTCCTCCTGTGCAGCAGGGGGCGACATAGTGCACAGAATGGTTAGCGACATCGAGTCTTGAGtggctctaaaaaaaaaatgacgctTATTTTGTCTGCCCAATGAAAAGTTcggttaaaataaaatgtaacagatgctaatttccattagcccatctattgcagttagcattaagctagtgaacATTCGTTAGATGAGATTCGGTatggttgaacatttttataatgtttaaTTCTCACACACTTCAACTGGGAGCTTTGCCTCTTTGGAGAACTGAGTGAGTaggagtgagaacaggtgctaaggaatactttaaaaagtgtggtTTAGTAAGTAACAGTGCGTTTTAAGACATTTAAATGTGGTTAGAGCCTGTGGGATggatacaatgaaaaaaaatctgtttttaatttaatgagTCATTAATGGCCTCTTCTCTATATTGTTGCTTTTCCTCTATTGTGAGTGGGTtaaaagcaggggtgtcaaactcaaattcacagtgggccaaaatttaaaattgggacaacgtcacgggccaaactcaatatttaatgaaaaatcactgcgatgtgcatgtttctcttctctgcagaaatttatcatatgacaacaaattttaattttgcttaaacactgaatctggattaaacaaactttaatattataaacacgagaaatcaaattggtgataaaagacatcagtggtatttgttgttttgtatttaaataggtaacatgaattcttctgtctctccatcttcgatttatctatctccaactatctttctttttgatgtaaatcttttcaaaggcaaacaacaaaacaacccaaaaaaattaaaatgtccttcaataaaaatcctaACTTCGTCTTGCGGGTCAAATCTAATTACATTGGGGGCCtaagtttgacatatatggtcAAGAGCAGTGTTCCctaaccttctttgcaccgcgaACCGGTTAGGagtcagcatttttctcacggaccggctgtggtggcgcatatatatatatatatatatatatatatatatatatatatatatatatatgcatatatgcatatatgcatatatatatatatatatatatatatgcatatatgcatatatgcatatatatatatatatatatatatatatatatatacacacatatatatacatatatctatatatatacacacacacatatatacatatatatacatacatatatatatatatatacatatatatatacatgcacatatatatacatacaca of the Phyllopteryx taeniolatus isolate TA_2022b chromosome 8, UOR_Ptae_1.2, whole genome shotgun sequence genome contains:
- the klc3 gene encoding kinesin light chain 3, with protein sequence MLSAEEILCSTQQVIAGLEALRGENRSLLESLQGAAQSPEIALERGGGSVELEKSGIIRQSLERIELGLSEAQVMMALSAHLSSLEAEKQKLRAQVRRLCQENQWLRDELAGAQQRLQEREQDVVTLEEHNRHLQFMASMRKYDQEEAPPPDDKSTSSNKESLDYLFPAEDEESSQMSTSQHHHSSAAAAAQQGGYEIPARLRTLHNLVIQYASQGRYEVAVPLCKQALEDLEKSSGHTHPDVATMLNILALVYRDQNKYKEAANLLNDALAIREKTLGVDHPAVAATLNNLAVLYGKRGKYTEAEPLCKRALQIREKVLGTEHPDVAKQLNNLALLCQNQGKYQEVERYYERALHIYQSKLGPDDANVAKTKNNLASCYLKQGKYRQAEALYKEILTRAHQKEFGSVEGDAQPSWSGGGSDQSGQQDGPLRRSGSFTKLRESIRRSSEKLVRKLKGVDVEDATPRNAGMKRANSLNVLNVGGESQDSSQSCCLMDHRGLSSSTQSLNRRGSLGTS